A genome region from Engraulis encrasicolus isolate BLACKSEA-1 chromosome 6, IST_EnEncr_1.0, whole genome shotgun sequence includes the following:
- the LOC134450488 gene encoding neurofilament medium polypeptide-like: MVLVRTQLNIFASSNRNFLRAPDFPKTATLLEKTQSVAEGILTKLIMKLLFTLCAALALTMATGAAIDSSNKQAAPVPQEKASPNAHEQTQLKESEAESSVEMQKEEEEMDGDEDEALEADEYAEDDLEFADEAEEYDEEEAAEESFDEDMAVDAFEEEEASGEEAEEAEEAEEASKFQEEEAKEETEAETKAEAEA, from the exons atggttttggtcaggacacAGCTCAACATTTTCGCGTCTAGCAACAGAAATTTCCTGCGGGCACCAGATTTCCCCAAGACAGCG ACGCTCCTTGAGAAGACGCAGTCAGTCGCAGAAG GAATACTCACCAAGTTAATCATGAAGTTGCTTTTCACTCTCTGTGCTGCCCTTGCCCTCACCATGGCAACAG GTGCCGCGATAGACTCTTCAAATAAACAGGCGGCTCCAG TTCCCCAGGAGAAGGCGTCTCCCAACGCCCATGAACAGACCCAACTCAAGGAATCTGAGGCAGAATCTTCAG TGGAgatgcagaaggaggaggaggagatggatggtgatgaggatgaggcACTGGAGGCTGACGAGTACGCAG AGGATGACCTGGAATTTGCTGATGAAGCTGAGGAATATGATGAGGAGGAGGCCGCAG AGGAGTCCTTTGATGAGGACATGGCTGTAGATGCCTTTGAGGAGGAAGAGGCCAGCggtgaggaggcagaggaggcagaggaagcaGAGGAAGCTTCCAAGTTTCAAG AGGAGGAAGCAAAGGAAGAGACTGAGGCTGAGActaaggctgaggctgaggcctGA
- the LOC134450293 gene encoding elastase-1-like, with translation MRILPVLSIIFALFAMSMAGPVGKEVKQQKVTDEHAANQLVTDEHAANKEEAPVDTPVGSDADVNIATQEDLLGVKGLGEEEDAELLDAEVLSAEGEPAEAKAPIQKRVVGGAVVSGRWVRWQVSLQYRSGSTFKHLCGGVLVKRNWVLTAASCVRHRRAYRVVVGEKNLNQCGGEMLSVRRIYRHPQWRNSLTRGNDIALLRLSSYVTLGTYVSLAPLPPAGQVLGHNHLCYITGWGRTATRGRNSNVMRYATMRTVRQNICRNRYWWGRSVNSNMICAGGNGRQAGCYGDFGGALNCYVGRKYVVHGIASFVSSRGCNVARKPTVFTRVSAYICWIRGIIG, from the exons ATGAGGATTTTGCCCGTTCTCTCCATCATTTTTGCTCTCTTTGCCATGAGCATGGCAG GTCCAGTTGGCAAGGAGGTGAAGCAGCAGAAGGTGACCGATGAGCATGCAGCCAATCAGCTGGTGACAGATGAGCATGCAGCCAATAAGGAGGAGGCTCCTGTGGACACTCCAG TTGGATCAGATGCGGATGTGAACATTGCTACTCAGGAAGATCTTCTTG GTGTGAAGGggctgggggaggaggaagatgctgAGCTCCTGGATGCTGAGGTCCTGAGTGCTGAGGGTGAGCCAG CTGAGGCCAAGGCTCCTATCCAGAAGAGGGTTGTTGGTGGCGCCGTCGTCTCCGGCCGTTGGGTTAGATGGCAG GTGTCTCTGCAGTACAGGTCTGGCAGTACCTTCAAACATCTGTGTGGAGGCGTGCTGGTCAAGAGGAACTGGGTGCTGACCGCTGCTTCATGCGTGCGCCA CCGCAGGGCCTATCGTGTGGTTGTTGGTGAAAAGAACCTCAACCAATGCGGGGGCGAGATGCTGAGTGTGAGGCGCATCTATCGCCATCCTCAATGGAGAAATAGTCTGACTCGTGG CAACGACATTGCCCTGCTGCGTCTGTCCTCCTACGTCACCCTGGGCACCTATGTCTCTCTGGCCCCTCTGCCACCAGCCGGCCAGGTGCTGGGACACAACCATCTCTGCTACATCACCGGGTGGGGCCGTACTGCAA CTAGGGGTCGCAACTCCAACGTAATGAGGTATGCGACTATGCGTACGGTGAGACAGAACATCTGCCGCAACCGCTACTGGTGGGGTCGCAGCGTCAACAGCAACATGATCTGTGCTGGAGGCAACGGCAGACAAGCTGGATGTTAC gggGACTTCGGTGGAGCCTTGAACTGCTATGTTGGCCGCAAGTATGTGGTCCACGGCATTGCCAGCTTCGTCTCCAGCCGCGGCTGCAATGTAGCGAGGAAGCCCACTGTCTTCACCCGCGTCTCAGCCTACATCTGCTGGATCAGAGGA ATCATTGGATGA